From Hippoglossus stenolepis isolate QCI-W04-F060 chromosome 6, HSTE1.2, whole genome shotgun sequence, a single genomic window includes:
- the LOC118110594 gene encoding cryptochrome-1 yields the protein MAPNSIHWFRKGLRLHDNPALQEAVRGADTVRCVYFLDPWFAGSSNVGVNRWRFLLQCLEDLDANLRKLNSRLFVIRGQPANVFPRLFKEWKISRLTFEYDSEPFGKERDAAIKKLAMEAGVEVNVKISHTLYDLDKIIELNGGQPPLTYKRFQTLISRLDPPETPAETLSEMLMGGCVTPISDNHGDKYGVPSLEELGFDVEGLPPAVWPGGEAEALTRIERHLERKAWVANFERPRMNANSLLASPTGLSPYLRFGCLSCRLFYFKLTDLYRKVKKNSSPPLSLYGQLLWREFFYTTATNNPRFDKMEGNPICVRIPWDKNPEALAKWAEAKTGFPWIDAIMTQLRQEGWIHHLARHAVACFLTRGDLWISWEEGMKVFEELLLDADWSVNAGSWMWLSCSSFFQQFFHCYCPVGFGRRTDPNGDFIRRYLPVLRGFPAKFIYDPWNAPESVQAAAKCIIGIHYPKPMVHHAEASRLNIERMKQIYQQLSRYRGLGLLASMPSANGNGGMMAFSPGEQQQPETNSNNSHLLGVSGSAVASGNGSRSILLNFDSKEQKGQSTVGQQQQQQQQQQHQQHHHHHHHQQHHQHQQQQHHGYQSVPDARPSVTSSRRLREFAVPQHPVLFLHARGSITGKRARESGRGGSGEEEPASCPGHKLQRKSAEVRLLLTRPRGQ from the exons AAGATCTGGACGCCAACCTTCGAAAGCTCAACTCCCGCCTTTTTGTCATCAGGGGTCAACCAGCCAATGTGTTCCCGCGACTCTTTAAG GAGTGGAAGATCTCTCGTCTGACCTTCGAGTACGACTCTGAGCCTTTTGGGAAGGAGAGAGACGCTGCCATCAAGAAGTTGGCCATGGAGGCGGGCGTGGAGGTCAACGTGAAGATATCACACACCCTCTACGACCTGGACAA GATCATAGAGCTGAACGGCGGGCAGCCTCCGCTCACCTACAAGCGTTTCCAGACCCTGATCAGTCGACTGGATCCTCCGGAGACGCCTGCGGAGACGCTGTCGGAGATGCTGATGGGCGGCTGCGTCACCCCCATCTCCGACAACCACGGAGACAAGTACGGGGTCCCGTCGCTGGAGGAGCTCG GCTTTGACGTGGAGGGCCTGCCGCCAGCTGTGTGGCCCGGAGGGGAGGCCGAGGCTCTGACCAGGATTGAGCGCCACCTGGAGAGAAAA GCGTGGGTGGCGAATTTCGAGCGCCCCAGGATGAACGCCAACTCGCTGCTGGCCAGCCCGACGGGCCTCAGCCCCTACCTGCGCTTCGGCTGCCTCTCCTGTCGCCTCTTCTACTTCAAGCTCACCGACCTCTACCGCAAG GTGAAAAAGAACAGCTCCCCCCCGCTCTCCCTGTATGGTCAGTTACTGTGGCGTGAGTTCTTCTACACCACGGCGACCAACAACCCCCGCTTCGACAAGATGGAGGGAAACCCCATCTGCGTCCGCATCCCCTGGGACAAAAATCCAGAGGCTCTCGCCAAGTGGGCCGAGGCTAAGACGGGTTTCCCCTGGATAGACGCCATCATGACTCAGCTGAGGCAGGAGGGCTGGATCCATCACCTGGCCCGGCACGCCGTCGCCTGCTTCCTCACCCGGGGCGACCTGTGGATCAGCTGGGAGGAAGGGATGAAG GTCTTCGAGGAGCTGCTTCTCGATGCAGACTGGAGCGTGAACGCAGGCAGCTGGATGTGGCTGTCCTGCAGTTCATTCTTCCAGCAGTTCTTCCACTGCTACTGCCCCGTGGGCTTCGGCCGGCGCACCGACCCCAACGGGGACTTCATCAG GCGATACCTACCTGTCCTCCGAGGTTTCCCTGCTAAGTTCATCTACGACCCGTGGAACGCTCCGGAGTCTGTGCAGGCGGCCGCCAAGTGCATCATCGGCATCCATTACCCGAAGCCCATGGTGCATCACGCGGAGGCGAGCAGACTCAACATCGAGAGGATGAAGCAGATCTACCAACAACTCAGCCGATACAGGGGACTGG GCCTGCTGGCATCCATGCCGTCCGCGAACGGGAACGGAGGAATGATGGCGTTCTCTCccggagagcagcagcagccagagaccAACAGCAACAACTCACATT TGCTTGGAGTGTCAGGGAGCGCTGTGGCTTCGGGTAACGGCAGCAGAAGCATCCTACTCAACTTTGACAGCAAAGAACAGAAGGGGCAGAGCACCGtcggacagcagcagcagcagcagcagcagcagcagcaccagcagcaccaccaccaccaccatcaccagcagcaccaccagcaccagcagcagcagcaccac GGATACCAGTCAGTGCCCGACGCCAGGCCGAGCGTCACCAGCAGCCGGCGGCTCCGTGAGTTTGCTGTGCCTCAGCACCCAG taCTCTTCCTACACGCCAGAGGCAGCATCACAGGGAAACGGGCGCGTGAGTCGGGACGCGGCGGGTCAGGAGAGGAAGAGCCGGCGTCCTGCCCCGGGCacaagctgcagaggaagagtgCAGAGGTCAGGCTGCTCCTCACGAGACCACGCGGACAATAA